DNA sequence from the Vicia villosa cultivar HV-30 ecotype Madison, WI linkage group LG3, Vvil1.0, whole genome shotgun sequence genome:
taaataaattttcttattatttGATCCTGCTGACTCAGATTATCTTTATCCActccaatttatttatttattaccaaaataaattaaaaagaaacctagtctctccaagaaaaagttaGAAAAGCGTGTTTTTCAATTCCCACGTGGATAATACAGTAATTTACTCGGAAACGAGTAAGGTATAACAAGAATAACGTCGAGTGCTAGCTCGTACAGATCATCACCAACCGACTTTTGAAAACGATTATTTCTCCATTTCCTAAATTACCctcacttttcttcttcttctttattcaATCCACTTTCaatttctctcttcttctctcctCTTTATCTTCACCAAACCCTCTTTTTCCGTTCATCGCCGTTAACAACTTTTTCCGTTGAATCGCCCGTTGAATCGCGTCACGTATCGTCGCTCTCGTTTCGTATCATCGTCGGATAAGGTTCGCCGGCCTGTTCAACATGGAGTGGGTTGTCGGCGGCAAGTTTAAGATTGGTCGCAAAATCGGAAGCGGTTCGTTTGGTGAAATTTTCATCGGTAACGAACTTTTTCATCTATTTATGTATTGTTCTATATGTATTATATATGCTGGCTATGAGTTTGCTGATTTTTTTGGTTGTTTTTTTTCAGCTTCGGATATGGATAACTCTGAGATCGTTGCCGTCAAAATGGTTTGATTTCATCATTCAAATTTGGCTTACTTTGGATTTTAAATTTtggtttatttttcattttttgaattttttttaggaaGTTGTGAGTTTGCATAATTTTTTGTTGCTTACCTTTACTTTAGAGTCATGATGATATCTCATTGCTTTAGTTGATTGACTTGATTCTCTGGTAATCTAAGGAATAGATGATTTTTTTCTGGATAACATCAACATTTTATAGTTGGATCTATCTGGTTCGATACTATTCGAATTAGGGTTGGGTTTTGTTTTTTGATTTGCTTATAATGATTGGATCCCTATAAGTAAAATCTTTGGTCAATGTCTGCAAATCCTAGCTTATCTGGCAGGAGCCGTTATTGCTAGGTTGAATGCCATTACCAAGGAACTCTCATAGTCACAATTGTGTGTGTGAGTTTTTAGTGGTTATTACCACGTCGTCTAcagacaaaaaaatattttggtcaATTTTTAATGAAGAGAACTATACTTGCTAGGTGTATGCTCGGCCCTTTTTCCGCATTATTTTTGACATTCGTTTGTATTCTATTGTTCAAGAGCTATGTACAAGGCCTTATGCTGATTTATAGTTGTTGCATTTCTATTTTGTAGGAAAAGAAGAATGCAAGGCATCCGCAACTATTGCAGGAGGCCAAATTATACAGTATTCTTCAAGGAGAAAGTAAGTTATAAAAGAAGAATCTGGGAAGTTGAAGAaagttatgttattattattattttttctgatTCCTCTTACACTCTGGATTTTAGGTGGTATTCCGAATATGAAATGGTGTGGTACTGATGGAGACCATAATGTTTTGGTAATGGATCTTCTGGGACGTAGTCTGGAAGACCTTTTTGTCTTCTGTGGGAGCAAGCTTTCTTTAAAAACAGTTTTGATGTTGGCCGACCAGATGGTAACGACTGATTCATGTCTGGATTGTTTCCTTTGGTTTTCATGAGGCAGCATTAGTTTATTCTTGCTGGCTATGGTTTTGGGAAATAACTACCATGTTTGTTGCATATCAATATAGTAGCAGTTTTGTTATCTAGAAGTTGCCTCTTGTAGTTAATGCTCCCATCCGCACGATTTTATTAACAAAAGCACATTAATGtaaaattatttatgttttatttactTGACTACAGCTTTCGAGAATAGAATATGTGCATTCCAGGGGATTTTTACATAGAGACATCAAACCAGATAACTTCCTAATGGGTATTAGGAGAAAATCAAGTCAGGTAAAGTCGGCCAAATTCATCATCTTCAGTGGCTAACTTACGTTGATACTTTTCAGTGGCTAACTTATGTTGATACGTTTCATGTTCCATAATTTCTTTTATGCTTCCTCTTTCTTATGTTTTCTTTTTACAATTTGGTACATTGATAGGTTTATATTATTGATTTCGGACTAGCGAAAAGATATCGGGACCCCAAAACAAAACAGCATATTGCTTACAGGTATagtttgttttgtttaatttatttttattttttcttgttcTATTTTGGATCATTGTTTTACATGTCTGGCCTGTGTTCTAAGGTTTTCTTGTGTgacaaatatatttgatttgattgCTTTTCTATATAACAAGATGATTTGATAATTAAATGTACATTGTTGTTTATGAATGGAAAATCTTCCAACTTGTAATCTGTGTAATCTCATATAATTCCTTTTCTGCACTCTTTTTATCGATTAATTCTTATTGATACTTTTGCTTTGCCAGTTTAACTAGCAAGTTTATCATTGTCTAATGGTTTGACCTTGATAAACTTATACAGAGAGAAGAAAAACTTAACAGGGACTGCACGATATGCAAGTTGCAATACTCACTTAGGAATTGGTACATTGAAATAAATTTCCTTTTTTACTGTTACTGCTTGTAACCTAcaattttttattctaatttgGTTTACTTTTGTCAGAGCAAAGTCGTCGTGATGATTTGGAGTCTATTGGCTATGTTCTTATGTACTTCTTAAGAGGAAGGTATGTTTCTTCCTATTCACTGCAATTTACTTAGcaacataaattatataaaatgatGCATACGAATATCAATTGCACATACTTTTAAGGTAAAGTCAGGGCTTGACTCTACAGTTCTTGCATTTTAGCCTTCCTTGGCAGGGATTGAAAGCTGTCACCAAAGAGGAAAAATATGACAAGATTCGGGAAAAGAAGTTATCAACTCCCATTGAGGTACAAATTTTCAATACCATAAAATGACTAAATCCCTGATCCTtagtttagtttttaatttttttttcttctcgcCCTCATACCGGCCTACAATAGAAATTGGATTAGGTTTTGGTGATGAATTATGCAAAATCAATAAGAGCTTTTAAGGATTGCTATTACTAGATTAATCAAATTTTAGTTTATCTTCTCCTGAGAGGTTTTCTTATTGAAGTTTTGTTACTCCGAAGTTTAATGAATCTATATTTCTTTTTCTAGACGCTTTGCGAATCATATCCCGTGGAGTTCGCTTCTTACTTCCATTATTGTCGCTCTTTGACATTTGATCAAGATCCAGATTATGGATTCTTAAAGCGTCTGTTTCGTGATTTGTTCACTTGTGAAGGTATATTGACTTATTTTCTTAATCTTACATTTGATTTTAAATAATTGCTCTCAATTGGACATATATTACATTGTTGATGATAATTTGCTTATTGGTTGATTGCTTTAGCCTGTTGACTGTTGGAGGTGTTATAAATGAATGCTACCATGTATTTAACATATCTTCTCCATAAGAATAAATTCATGTTTTCACGTTTTGTAAATTTTATGTTAAGAATTAAATATTTAACTGTATCACGTACTTCCAATCTTAGTGTTTCAAAGTTGTTTCTGGTGGTCTTCTGTGTTGTATTTATCTTCTCCCCTGATGTCATAAGAAGCTTATTTGGCTTAATTTAATGAGCAGGATATGAGTATGACAATTTATTCGACTGGACCATCCTAAGAAATCAGCAGGTGCAACAGACAAGGAGACCGAATCAATCATCTGTGAGTATTTTATTTAGAACcttcaaatatatttatttaataatggtTTAGCTTGCTTTTACTGGAATGCATATGAATTTTCTGATAGCCTGAATCCTGATTATTAAAATTTCCTGATTttattctctttctcattttgaCTCAATGACCATTTGCAGCCTTCAGATGCTGTGCCTAGTGCTGTTCCTAGCAGTCTAGAACCATTGGCTGTTGAAAAGCGTGTGGAAAAACAAACAGGTAACTTTAGTCTCCTATGTTCTTGCCATATGTGATTGAAACTTGAAGGAGTTCTGATTCATTGTGGGAGATTTTTCCTACATAACATATATTGAAGTGATTTGCAGATGCAATTTTTATTTTCTGGTAGAATGAATTATAATTTGAAGTGATATTTTATGTTCATTGGAAATTAGGAAAAAGGAAAAAGTTTGTTATTTATATGTTGGGTACTTTTCGAGGAACTTTCTTGTTTCTGAACCACAATATAGTAGCTTCTGAGGTCTGATGTACATTGAGTTAAGATAGTTGTCAAGTCAAGTTTGAAGAATATTTGTAAGAAAATTTTTGGCTGTGCCTTTTCATTCATCTGGTAGTGATATATATATACCATAGTAACGATTTTGTGTAGTCATCAATAAATAACACATAATAACGATGACCTTCTGAACTAATAATCAGTGTCTATAAATCATTGTGCACAACATCAAAAGGCATAAAAGTATGAGACAAAAAGTTATAAAAAGTAGTTTTATTTGTTGCTCATATTTAAATAAGGTCTGAGATTACCTCCGTTTGCCATCATATGAGATGCAACCCCAATGTTCATGACTTCATGTACCACTAATCATCAAAAGGAGTAACAGTGAGGGTATGCATAGCAGGTTGAATATCCGATGGAGCATATGAATATGTTGGCGCTGCATTTGTGACATGAGCTTGGTGAGGCCCACTGCTTATGCGGGTAGAATGACGAAGGCCACTGTTGATGTGGGGAACGACTTCCACCACGTCCATAACCTCTTCCTCATCCGCAAAGGCCGCGGCCATTGCTCTGGCCTCCACGATTATTAATGTTCCCTTGACGAATTTGGGATCCTACATATCATATGCATCTGTTAGCCTTGAAATGAATTGAAGAACCAATTGTTTATTAGATACAATAGCACAAACATTAGCACGTTGGTTAGAGAGAGACTTAAGATGTTGACAGTTGGAGGATGCATTAGAGAATTGTTCCATATGACTTCGCTAAAATTCTTGTCTAAATAGAGAGTCCTAGAATTTTTGTTATAGTAAAAGATGTCGAACTATCAATTTCAGCAGTGGAACCGTGTTCGAGGATGGTGTCGAACTATCAAGTTCAGCAGTTGAACTGTGTTCGAGGATGGTGTTGAGTAGATCATCGGAGAGATGGTTCCATATATACACTGCAAATACACTGCGTCAAGGTGAAACCAAAATTGGGGATCATGGTTTTGAGAGATGGAGTCGTTTCTAGCTCAGCGGGTGAggaaggaattatgtgatcaaacACTTGAAAAATTATTGCATGAATGTTGAATAGTTCGGACCACATGTTTTATACTTGTATGTGCATTTTTCATTACTCAGCGTGATGGTGATATTTGGAACAGTTTCGGCAGAGTGGATGGGAGTATAtatacaataatattaataacaacAAAAGTACATGCTTATGATTCTATTAATCATTTAcaattaatattaataacaaCTTTGTTATatttacatattttaataatGTAAATCAATAATTTCCAtgtaatcattattattattttattacttttCATTTGGAATTTTGCTCTGCTGTACTAGTGTTGAGCTAAGCTAGACTTAAAACTTTGAAGTATAGTGGTCTGCTGTACTGTAATAATGCGCTATACTGATCACATCCTGCTACTCCCTTTTCAGGAATCACTAACTCTCCTCAATTTACTGTAACAAAAATGCTACCTAATCTTGATCGCCCGAATGTGCGTGTGCATCCTAAGCCATCCAATGTTAAGAAACTGAATGCCAAGAATCACACTGAAAAACATGTAAGTTTCAGTAATTTCTTCTGATGACTTGGTGGCCTCATTTCTCTCATTATGTTTGATCATAGATATTATGTTGAGTTTTTACTTGGCTGAAGAAATTCAACTGATTGAAATAAATTTTTGCAGAATGTGAACAATGGTCCATCCACTTCATCTCCCTTGCAAAAGTCAACTACACGAAATATATCCAAGCCTGAAAAGTCCACATTAACCTCAAACATAGGGCGTGTACTTGGTAGTAACCCCCATGTTTCAAGCAGCTGGATACCTTCATTACGACGGGTTTCTTCAACCAAATAACAGGTAAGAAAATCTCTCGTCTAGAGTGTGAAGTTGGACTCTGCTAAATGATTATCAGGTCCTGTTCATTGTATATTGGCTAAGTCActgcctttgtttgtttctcagCTAATATTTTGGAGGAGTCCCTTAGAGCTTAATGTTGCAAACATCATGCCACTCACCTTACCAGAGGAACCATAGACTGTAATGACATCGAATATTTCTGACATGATTAACTTCCTTCACACGGTACCTTCCTATCAAGTTTATTCCTATCAAATTTACAACTTGTCACGCTTTAAAATTTGGAGAGAGGGAAGCATTGTTTTGTACAATTTTGAAGAACGAGGCATGGCGGTGGATACGAAACTCAGGGTCATCAGTTTGTAGACCTTAAAATGCGAGACTAAGTCTGGCTGATTTATATTTTCTTAGTCATTTGATTTTTCTTACGAGTATTTATTTAGTGCAGAAATTCCATTGTCTTTCTCGTGTACAGTTAGGTTTGCTagcatttgattttgattgtAACCGTTCCCCAACAATTAAATTATTCACAAATCAATCGTATTCATAGTTTATTGAAACAGATATTTTGTTGAACTTGGTGTTAGCATCCTATTTAGACTTGTCTCACGTGGACTTGGGTTTATTCTTAGTCCTTACCAACCTTCTGGTTGTGGTTAGAGTGGACGAAGTTTATAAACAAGTCAATACCGAACAATTTCAACCATTACTGCTGATTAGCATCactgcttttatttatttatttttaggtagATTCTTGTCCATCCATTAAaattgttaagagtcccacatcggacaatatatggcctgaacatgtccttataagtgggggcaatcctcaccctacaagccggttttgtagggttgagttaggctcaaccacatttcttaacatggtatcaagagcctcgtttaagatccggtgggccaccttctatggtttccgctatcggtccacccaccatttatttccacgctccagttgtctagtcctgggcgtgagggggtgtgttaagagtcccacatcggacaatatatggcctgaacatgtccttataagtgggggcaatcctcaccctacaagccggttttgtagggttgagttaggctcaaccacatttcttaacaaaaaTTATCCTTTTTTATTGTTAAAAGTTGAATGGTTCATGTATATCCTATTAATTATTgtcattaaaaattttaatttttaatattattcatctattttatatatttgtaaTTCAATCCTTTTGTAATAATGGTTATTTAGCTTCTTATTTAATTTGaagttatttttttcttaaaaatggtTCATGCTCCAATAACAAATCATTTTACTGTTTAAAGCAAGCGGTGATTTGATCATGTTTAGGaaacaataatttttaattaGCACAATTTTTTTGTCCAGCAACTTTACACAATTGTTTTTACATATTagttttagaaattttttaaCAGTTTCTCTTAAAACATTTCCAATGGGtttttttatttgacattgtAAGTAAGTCTACCTTTTAcacattatttatttaaaaaaaaattgtattcgtTAAAACTACAATAATGGGAGAAAAAGGAGTTCTTCACGTAATGATTGTGAGGGTTTCTGTTCGAATTTTGGAGGCTTAAAGGTATTTATTAAGATTAAGGGTTCAATCAATGTTGGATCACTTAATCTCATAATGGAGAGCGTGGGGTAGAGATGTGATAAAGATATATATTGATCGGTTATTCAATTCGATATGCCGGAATATTACTATACAAATATCAAATTTCAAAATGAACATTGATCATTTATTTGAAAGACAATTAATACTCTATTAGAATggattaaataaataaagtaacatAACAGATATATTGCCGTAGCACTATAGTTATTTATATCTTATATAAATCGATCAAATATATTTGTATCACTTACGGATGATCAAATATATTTGTATCACTTACGGATGATCAGTGTATCGATGTTTCATCTTACAAAGGTTGAATTCCGAAGTATAGTTAATGACGAATCATCCCAATTAGGAATCTTTAAAACCAAACCAATAGAAaatcgcaaaccaaaccaaatcgaaaccgcaaaaaaccgcatttgattcggattagtttgggtcatcttttaacaaaatcgcacggttcggttcggtttgcggtttgtattttgtaaatcgaaccaaaccgaatcaaaccacattatgttacaacctaaattttacttaattcacattcaacccaaacttaaatctattataccttagccttatgattaccaacaattttctcatccttacacatataatttcagtcccgatcttctcaaatctctaataacattatcgcaccttctttgccacatacatcttccttcttcttctataatctctactctcttatattctttctttttaaccttctaatttttatgtaaatgttccatatttcagtttcgtttttatcgcacatcttcttctctaatctttcaacactttttttcttttcaccttcactaatctcttgtctattatatttttttgtttcattataatgatttttatattgttttatgctattattgtatgtttaatattccacttttgtctaatttaatttttacatcttaaatggaaaattgttgtctaagtatgacgagttttgttgttatttgatagtgtatgaatgtctaaatacaaaattatgttgtcatctatatgtgtaagcatagctcaataaaatatttataaaaaattgaataaaccgaaccgaaccaaaccgcattagtttggtttggtttggtttggttcggatttcttttaaaagccaaccgaaccaaaccaaaccgcacaattttttctcttgcggttcggatgatttttttcgtcaaaaccgtccAAACCGCCTCGCGAACACTCCTAATCCCAATTATAGAAATATGatgttaatatttaattttttattattatttaatttattttgtgttttgattCGAATTAAGACAGAAAGTACATAATATAAAGAACTATTCGATATATGGTTTCGTAAGTGGCTCTAATTTCATTAAAGGAAAATTGTGATATAAACACAgcagaaaataaattttttccttAAGTCGATCATTACGATTGAacatgatcaatgatagtaacaATTACCTCTTGTGGTGATTAAAATATTTGATGTAGAATTGGATGAACGAACAAGCGTTGAGTGGAAAACAACGCTTCTACTCAGTTCACACAAACAAAGTATCTTCAATCTCAGTGATAGCTATTACAAATGAAAACCTTGAGAGAGAGAATACGACTAGGGTTTAAAATTGAATTTCATCAAGTGAAAAAAATTTTTACACAAGGATTTtatttatagaaccacttgtATGGGCAACAAGGTGAAAAGCCCATACTGTACAGTATTTTACGGTGTTCTATAATTCACTTAAGCGCACTATATATGACGGTGTTCAGTAATTTTCTTAAGTACACCATACCTTATGATGTGTTTCACTTATTCATTTTATTCTTATGTGTGTGATCTTGAAGGTTCTCGTGACGTTGacaattatattgttttatactataaCCAGAAACGAAGTGAGGATCAGAGGTAATGGTGGACCCGACCTTCCATTGTGGAGAAGAAGCTGACCTACAAGGTTAACACTTCAATGCTCAAGTCAGTATGGGAGGAATAATAGTGAATTGAGATTGAATACTTGAAATGACACGCTTTAACAAAAAAGTTGctatttgttaggagtgaattccGGAGAACTATTAGATGCATTGGGGAACTGGATTCTCTACTTTCGCTTGTAGGGTGGTTCCTACGTGCTGAGAAGGTTCTGGAAGGATTGTTGTTCTTTTAAAGGGGTCGTCCGGGAATCATTGTGGCCAACTCATAAAAGTTGCCTCAAAAGCCCTTGTTTCTACGTAGCAAGGTAAGAGTTTGTCGTATTAGCCTCAGAGGCGACCATTTTTTTATGTATTATGGAATAGTAAGAACAAACATTTTAGTTTCATGGAAATCCAAGTTTTTAATGCCCCATGTCTCAAACGTATTTTCAGAGGTATCCTCATTATGAATTTTGGGAATTGGAGCACTTGAGTATTGCTTGTGAGTGATTTGAAACATTTGATAGAGTTTATTTTCTCTTTCTACTTTCTTTGGCATGCCAACGTGCAATTTTTGAAGATTCAGCTTCACTTTTCTTTGAGTTGTCTTTCCCAGTTTACTGTTATGttctttcttttaatattttgctTTCTTGTATTTGGAAAAATTAGTACATCATGAGTACAAAATCACAAAAGAGTActaaaaaaattccaaaacaGTTGTCAATCTTCGTGGGTAGAttctatttacttttccattATTTTTGCTTTTGTCAAAGATGGTAATCTTGATAGAGCATTTCTTGAGGTGGGTCGATCTTCAGATTGGGGTATCTTGACCCTTCTGAAAACTATCACATATGTAGAGATTATGGCGATTGCATCATTCCCTTTTACGAGTGTTTTTCTCGATCCTGAACATGCGATTTCCCTTTAACAATTTTGAGAGGGAAGTTCTCGAGAATCCATTAGTGGCTCAATCGCAGCTTCATCTTGCAAGTTGGGCGTATGTTAAAGTTTTCTAACATTGGAGTGAATAATTGAATGGGAAGCCTTCTCTGAATCATTTCTTTAAGCTCTTCAGGGTTGACCGTAGAGTAGAGGCTTAGTTTCTCTCATGCTGACCATCTGTAGCTTCACGAATTTCTCTAAAGATATGCAACATTTTGAAGATTGATTTTTTGTGGTTACTCCTATCGGTTTAGATGCCCATGCACGTTCATCGTTGTTAAGAGTTATGTGAAGGGAAAATGTGTTGATTTGTTCCTCAAATACTGGTCTGAGCACCACTTCCTCATGAGAAACAAGGTATATGTATGCAAAGAAGAAGATCTTTTTGAGGATGACTTGTACCAAAAGAAGCAAATGATGAGTCTCGTCAAAGACTTGGATTATGTCGGAGGAAATATTCCCCTGGATGAGGATGATCAGAAATGCCTGAAATGCCTCATCGATACCGCTTGCTGGTGGAGATCCTTTCTTgggaagaaaagaaaatcattttAGGTATATTTTGAAAGCTCTTGGCTTCCTTTCTTTCAATTTGATCATTCATGACATGTTTTCTTTGATAACGATTGCTTTTACCCTACTTGCTAATGATACCGTACAAATTCAATGACAGATAAAGTGACTCTCTGTCTTCTAAGATGGGGTAATACGGTCAAGAGGATTTGTAGCAGGTCCTTCCACTGCTTCGGAGCCCTATAGAAACGTTGTTGCTTATAATACTTTTTCAAGGCCACATAGTGCTTCGGGTCTTTCGGCCTTTACGTTGTTGACAGGGTCAGACCACGCTTCTCTAGAGGCCATTGAGTTTCTCTTTCAGAGGAGGATTGTTCATATTTGGCTAATCTATTCGGGCATGCTTTGGAGGAAGAACTGTCGACTCTGGCATGGTATACTCGATGCATTTCTACTGCTTTGTCTTTTGATGAAACTAGTTGTTAGGATAATTTTTGGTCTGACAAGCAATGTGAAGAGAAGCATCAGTTGGAAGAAAGTTTCTATTTTTTGACGATCCAACAAAATATGTACCTACCAGAAATgcatgcaatttccatttctatTATCGGGGTAGGTGGTGCTTTATGTCCCCTTGGTCTCCCTAGTTCTCTTACCGTCCAGGTGACCACATGGTAAGGATTTTAGAGAGGAAGAATAATGCTCTAGTTTTTGCTCTGGGTGATTTATTATCTACTCAAGCCTCTCTTTCAACAACTCAGAGGGAATTAGTCTATGTTACTTGAGAGTACTTCTTTGACTCATTGTTTGGCTGACTGTACAATCACTAGTCTTGGTCAATTTGGCAGTCTTTTGAAAATTCCTTGCAGCAAGTGGAGCATTTTTAGCATTCCCCGCGTATCTCACGGAAGTAGGTTTGTCTGAATCAAATGCTTAAAAACGGGGAACTCGTCTTGTTGTGGGGGTTGCCCTGTTGGATATGTTTTGCGTGTAATGTATGTAATGTACCCTTGTAATTGAAAAGTATATGTGTATATTTTTGTAATGAATTACTTTTTATGTGTATTGAGGTacgtgtcgcaccccaatttttgactcgCATATTTCATTCATTGTTGGTGTGTCAGTATTTTTATTTCGTGTATTCATCAttcaaaaattgacttttttacTAAAGTCAgcaaaaaatagattttattcGCATTTTCACATGGTTTAATttttagtaatttaattaaaaaaaatatacaaaaaataactttagatagtttagattaatttaagttttaatattatcttatttttaatttagttttaatttagattaatttatagttttaatatttttttttttttacttttagtttagattaattttttatttttatttattgttattattattattattagtattactattattattattattattattattattattattattattattattattattattattattgtcaaaaataatagaaaaagttGGGACCACAACACCAACCATGTTACAGCCACAGCCTCGCGACATTTTTGCAGCAAGTGTCAATTTTCATCAGAAT
Encoded proteins:
- the LOC131660063 gene encoding uncharacterized protein LOC131660063, which gives rise to MEWVVGGKFKIGRKIGSGSFGEIFIASDMDNSEIVAVKMEKKNARHPQLLQEAKLYSILQGESGIPNMKWCGTDGDHNVLVMDLLGRSLEDLFVFCGSKLSLKTVLMLADQMLSRIEYVHSRGFLHRDIKPDNFLMGIRRKSSQVYIIDFGLAKRYRDPKTKQHIAYREKKNLTGTARYASCNTHLGIEQSRRDDLESIGYVLMYFLRGSLPWQGLKAVTKEEKYDKIREKKLSTPIETLCESYPVEFASYFHYCRSLTFDQDPDYGFLKRLFRDLFTCEGYEYDNLFDWTILRNQQVQQTRRPNQSSPSDAVPSAVPSSLEPLAVEKRVEKQTGITNSPQFTVTKMLPNLDRPNVRVHPKPSNVKKLNAKNHTEKHNVNNGPSTSSPLQKSTTRNISKPEKSTLTSNIGRVLGSNPHVSSSWIPSLRRVSSTK